Proteins from a genomic interval of Microtus ochrogaster isolate Prairie Vole_2 unplaced genomic scaffold, MicOch1.0 UNK11, whole genome shotgun sequence:
- the Cenpk gene encoding centromere protein K: MSENQPELHPDITTDMEVVIDTEEELIKQCEKMWEDMEDCQNKLSLIGTETLTSSNAQLSLLSMQIKCLTAELDHWNKRTHEITPLTEDVLITLGKEEFQKLRCNLEMVVSTIQSKNEKLKEDLEREQQWLDEQQQILESLNVLHSDLKNRDVTFSVSRIFKELKAKMLSIKDFKEKLLFTLGEFLEDHFPLPDGTSKKKKKCMQTSNAQLITLHEIIEMLINRMFDAPHDPYVKISDSFWPPYIELLLRNGIALRHPEDPTQIRLEAFHQ, translated from the exons ATGTCAGAGAATCAACCAGAACTACATCCAGATATTACTACAGATATGGAAGTTGTTATAGATACTGAGGAAGAACTTATTAAACAGTGTGAAAAAATGTGGGAAGACATGGAAGAT TGCCAGAATAAATTGTCACTCATTGGAACTGAGACACTCACTAGCTCAAATGCTCAG CTCTCATTACTTTCTATGCAAATCAAATGTCTGACTGCTGAACTTGATCATTGGAACAAAAGAACACACGAAA taaCTCCCCTGACTGAAGATGTTTTGATAACATTAGGAAAAGAAGAG tttcaaaaaTTGAGATGTAATCTTGAAATGGTAGTATCTACTATTCAGTCAAAGAATGAAAAGTTAAAGGAAGACTTAGAAAG GGAGCAACAGTGGTTGGATGAACAACAACAGATTCTGGAATCTCTTAATGTATTGCACAGTGATTTGAAAAACCGCGATGTGACATTTTCTGTATCAAG aATCTTTAAAGAGCTGAAAGCTAAGATGCTTAGTATAAAAGATTTTAAGGAGAAACTTCTGTTTACCTTGGGTGAGTTTTTAGAAGATCATTTTCCTCTGCCTGATGGGactagtaaaaagaaaaag aaatgcATGCAAACATCAAATGCACAACTGATAACACTGCATGAAATAATAGAG atgCTTATAAATAGAATGTTTGATGCTCCACATGATCCATATGTTAAAATTAGTGATTCATTTTGGCCACCATATATTGAGCTGCTTCTGCgtaatggaattgctttgagaCATCCAGAAGATCCAACACAAATAAGATTGGAAGCCTTCCATCAGTAA